One genomic segment of Planktothrix serta PCC 8927 includes these proteins:
- the sufR gene encoding iron-sulfur cluster biosynthesis transcriptional regulator SufR has protein sequence MATTQQQSTKHDILQLLLKQGQATAQELAETLDISPQAIRRHLKDLELEGLIAYNSVQVGMGRPQHVYELTTQGREHFPNRYDEFAISFLDTLAQTVGHEQVSQILHKQWQRKAIQYREKVGQGSLKERVEKLVELRKAEGYMAEWYAVESEQLDTQRERYILTEHNCAISNVAESFPSVCGHELEMFGAILEDCTVERTHWIVNGEHRCGYLIIGGNREQGRGTPEEKTDTISGLLHQSLS, from the coding sequence ATGGCCACCACTCAGCAGCAATCCACGAAACACGATATTCTGCAACTCCTTCTCAAGCAGGGACAGGCAACGGCCCAGGAGTTAGCGGAAACCCTTGATATTAGTCCCCAAGCCATTCGTCGCCATCTCAAAGATTTGGAACTGGAGGGGTTAATTGCCTATAATTCGGTTCAGGTGGGGATGGGGCGACCTCAGCACGTTTATGAACTGACGACTCAAGGACGGGAACATTTTCCGAACCGTTATGATGAGTTTGCGATTTCCTTCCTCGATACTTTAGCGCAAACTGTCGGACATGAACAGGTCAGTCAAATTTTACACAAACAATGGCAACGAAAAGCTATCCAATATCGGGAAAAAGTTGGGCAGGGTTCGCTGAAAGAACGGGTAGAAAAATTAGTTGAATTAAGAAAAGCCGAAGGGTATATGGCTGAGTGGTATGCGGTGGAGTCAGAACAATTGGATACTCAGCGAGAACGTTATATTTTAACGGAACATAATTGTGCCATTTCTAATGTTGCCGAATCTTTTCCCAGTGTGTGTGGTCATGAATTAGAAATGTTTGGGGCTATTTTAGAAGATTGTACGGTAGAAAGAACCCATTGGATTGTGAATGGGGAACATCGTTGTGGCTATTTAATTATCGGAGGAAACAGGGAACAGGGACGGGGAACACCGGAGGAAAAGACAGACACAATATCTGGTTTGTTACATCAATCTTTGTCCTAA
- a CDS encoding SufS family cysteine desulfurase produces the protein MMLTQEKTLAETVRQDFPILHQEINGQPLVYLDNAATSQKPLAVLNAIQDYYQKYNSNVHRGVHALSAKATDTYEAARVKVAQFINAKSYQEIVYTRNASEAINLVAYSWGLNTLKAGDEIILSVMEHHSNLVPWQMVAQKTGAVIKFVELTETQEFDLEQFKTLLSEQTKLVSLVHISNTLGCINPIEEITQIAHEYGAKVLIDACQSAPHTPLDVQKIDCDWLVASGHKMCAPTGIGFLYGKLEVLEAMPPFFGGGEMIDEVFLDHFTVGALPHKFEAGTPAIGEAIALGAAIDYLMSIGMDKIAAYEHELTAYLYERLREIPELKLYGPLPNANGEGRAALASFSVEGIHANDLSTMLDDGGVAIRSGHHCTQPLHRYLGVNATARASLYFYNTKAEIDVFIVALKDAIAFFKQMMN, from the coding sequence ATGATGTTAACTCAAGAAAAAACACTCGCTGAAACCGTCCGTCAAGATTTCCCGATTTTACATCAAGAAATCAACGGTCAACCCTTAGTGTATTTAGATAACGCCGCCACCTCTCAAAAACCGTTAGCGGTATTAAATGCCATTCAAGATTATTATCAAAAGTATAATTCTAATGTGCATCGGGGGGTTCATGCCTTAAGCGCCAAAGCAACGGATACTTATGAAGCCGCACGGGTAAAAGTCGCTCAATTTATTAATGCTAAATCCTATCAAGAAATTGTCTATACCCGCAATGCGAGTGAAGCCATTAATCTTGTTGCCTATTCTTGGGGTTTAAATACCTTAAAAGCAGGGGATGAAATTATTCTCAGTGTCATGGAACATCATAGTAATTTAGTTCCTTGGCAAATGGTTGCCCAAAAAACAGGCGCGGTGATCAAGTTTGTGGAATTAACAGAAACTCAAGAATTTGATTTAGAACAGTTTAAAACCTTACTTTCAGAGCAAACAAAATTAGTTTCACTTGTTCATATTTCTAATACATTGGGTTGTATTAATCCTATTGAAGAAATAACTCAAATTGCCCATGAATACGGCGCAAAAGTATTAATAGATGCTTGCCAAAGTGCGCCCCATACCCCCTTAGATGTGCAGAAAATCGATTGTGATTGGTTAGTGGCATCCGGTCATAAAATGTGCGCTCCTACGGGTATCGGCTTTTTATATGGCAAATTAGAGGTATTAGAAGCCATGCCGCCGTTTTTTGGGGGTGGAGAAATGATTGATGAGGTGTTTTTAGATCATTTTACTGTAGGAGCATTACCCCATAAATTTGAAGCCGGAACTCCAGCAATTGGAGAAGCGATCGCATTAGGGGCAGCTATCGATTATTTAATGTCAATTGGTATGGATAAAATCGCAGCCTATGAACATGAATTAACGGCTTATTTGTATGAAAGATTGCGAGAAATTCCCGAATTAAAACTTTATGGCCCCCTACCCAATGCTAACGGAGAAGGCAGAGCCGCCTTAGCGTCTTTTAGTGTTGAGGGTATTCACGCCAATGATTTATCAACCATGTTAGATGATGGGGGGGTTGCCATTCGCTCAGGACATCATTGCACCCAACCTTTACATCGCTATTTAGGGGTTAATGCTACCGCCAGAGCGAGTTTATATTTCTACAATACTAAAGCAGAAATTGATGTATTTATTGTAGCGTTAAAAGATGCGATCGCATTTTTTAAACAAATGATGAATTAA
- a CDS encoding Uma2 family endonuclease, protein MTTLVSIPELTQKNQWRPATWEDYLGYVNNRHLDTINITFNQGYLWIDMGNEGINHSNVNDLLSFLFYVWFSREPGVLANSFSGCVIEKPNQRAASPDKVLYIGENSPKWQEGEPRRINLEQWRVPDLVGEISDTTLAIDLDEKKQLYAALGIPEYWVIDIRGKRAIAFRLQENGKYQEINTSLALNGLPMVLLELTLEQLEKTNNFNAAFWFSQQIVNLENP, encoded by the coding sequence ATGACAACCCTAGTTTCTATTCCTGAATTAACTCAAAAGAACCAATGGCGACCTGCTACTTGGGAGGATTATTTGGGTTATGTTAATAATCGCCATTTAGACACTATTAATATTACATTTAATCAAGGATATTTGTGGATTGATATGGGAAATGAAGGCATTAATCACTCTAATGTGAATGATTTATTGAGTTTCTTATTTTATGTGTGGTTTTCCCGTGAACCTGGGGTCTTAGCAAATTCCTTTAGTGGATGTGTTATTGAAAAACCCAACCAACGGGCGGCTTCACCGGATAAAGTATTATATATTGGTGAAAATTCTCCTAAATGGCAAGAAGGAGAACCCCGAAGAATCAATTTAGAACAATGGCGAGTTCCTGATTTAGTCGGGGAAATTTCTGATACCACTTTAGCTATTGATTTAGATGAGAAAAAACAACTGTATGCCGCGTTAGGAATTCCTGAATATTGGGTGATTGATATTAGAGGAAAACGGGCGATCGCCTTTCGTTTACAAGAGAATGGAAAATACCAGGAAATCAACACTTCTCTGGCGTTAAATGGCTTACCTATGGTATTATTAGAATTAACCTTAGAACAATTAGAAAAAACCAATAATTTTAATGCAGCATTCTGGTTTTCTCAGCAAATTGTTAATTTAGAAAATCCTTAA
- the sufD gene encoding Fe-S cluster assembly protein SufD — MNKITVTKKPEVSYLNHLLAEIKNGLSKQSSPYPLGSEIAIQLQEIRDHALTWVKELEIPTQRDEEWRFTNLSPLLEHRFQAANFVPLEAEAIASLILPEAEHKRIVFVNGIYAPQLSDITEIPEGVFIGNLAQLPEQFQARIPNYLSQQQGNQDVFSTLNTTGLNDVAVLWVEKNKILEDPIHLLFIALPDNLPVINQPRTLIVAETGSSISLIEHYAIAEIIGCSDRVKVQSYFTNAVTEIFLEENAEMKHTRVQRGAGTAFHIGKNAVFQSRNSRYTCHAISLGSQLSRHNLEVYQRGEGTETTLNGLTLIGGEQLADTHSTMMLNHQQGTFNQLHKCIIDDKAHGIFNGKVFVPQTAQFTNANQLSRNLLLSSKGRIDTKPQLEIVADNVKCSHGATVSQLEEDEVFYLRSRGLDEQMSRHLLIDAFAAEILAELPSETLKQVLSRCVSCRTEFS; from the coding sequence ATGAACAAGATTACAGTCACAAAAAAACCGGAAGTGTCCTATTTAAACCATCTGTTAGCAGAAATTAAAAACGGACTTTCTAAACAGTCTTCTCCCTATCCCCTTGGGTCTGAAATTGCGATTCAACTGCAAGAGATTCGAGATCATGCGTTAACTTGGGTGAAAGAATTAGAAATCCCCACCCAACGGGATGAAGAATGGCGGTTTACCAATTTATCGCCCTTATTAGAACATCGCTTTCAAGCTGCTAATTTTGTCCCCTTAGAAGCGGAAGCGATCGCTTCTTTAATATTACCCGAAGCCGAACACAAACGGATTGTATTTGTTAATGGGATTTATGCACCCCAACTTTCTGATATTACAGAAATTCCAGAGGGTGTTTTTATTGGCAATTTAGCACAACTTCCCGAACAATTTCAAGCTCGTATTCCCAACTATCTCAGTCAACAACAAGGAAATCAAGATGTTTTTTCAACCCTGAATACCACCGGGTTAAATGATGTAGCAGTCCTTTGGGTTGAAAAGAATAAAATCCTTGAAGACCCGATTCATTTATTATTCATTGCTTTACCGGATAATCTTCCGGTGATCAATCAACCCCGAACCTTAATTGTAGCAGAAACTGGAAGTTCAATCAGCTTAATTGAACATTATGCGATCGCCGAAATTATCGGATGTTCTGACCGAGTAAAAGTGCAATCCTATTTTACCAATGCTGTCACCGAAATTTTCCTAGAAGAAAACGCCGAAATGAAGCATACAAGGGTACAACGGGGTGCAGGAACAGCATTTCACATTGGCAAAAACGCTGTTTTTCAATCTCGAAATAGCCGTTATACTTGCCATGCTATTAGTTTAGGATCTCAACTCTCTCGTCATAATTTAGAAGTTTATCAACGGGGAGAAGGAACTGAAACCACTCTGAATGGATTAACATTAATTGGCGGTGAACAGTTAGCGGATACCCATAGTACCATGATGCTCAATCATCAACAGGGTACATTTAATCAACTGCATAAATGTATTATCGATGACAAAGCACATGGTATTTTTAATGGTAAAGTATTTGTACCCCAAACGGCACAGTTTACAAATGCCAATCAACTGAGTCGGAATTTATTGCTATCTTCAAAAGGAAGAATAGACACGAAACCCCAGTTAGAAATTGTGGCGGATAATGTTAAATGTTCTCATGGCGCAACCGTCAGTCAATTAGAAGAAGATGAAGTCTTCTATTTGCGGAGTCGAGGGTTAGATGAACAGATGAGTCGTCATCTGTTAATTGATGCTTTCGCCGCCGAAATTCTAGCCGAATTACCCTCAGAAACGTTAAAGCAGGTCTTATCCCGTTGCGTTTCCTGTCGCACAGAATTTAGTTAA
- the sufB gene encoding Fe-S cluster assembly protein SufB, producing MSASVKTLVNQPYKYGFVTDIESDTIPRGLSEDVIRLISAKKNEPEFMLNFRLRAYQQWLKMAEPTWPHINYPAIDYQSIIYYSAPKVEKKKTSLEEVDPTLLETFEKLGIPLSEQKRLSNVAVDAVFDSVSIATTFKEKLAEDGVIFCSISEAVKEHPELVEKYLGSVVPVGDNFFAALNSAVFSDGSFVYIPKDVQCPMDLSTYFRINNGDSGQFERTLIVAESGSSVTYLEGCTAPMFDTNQLHAAVVELVTLDNAEIKYSTVQNWYAGDEQGKGGIYNFVTKRGLCKGVNSKISWTQVETGSAITWKYPSCLLVGDNSVGEFYSVALTNNKQQADTGTKMIHIGKNTRSTIISKGISAGKSSNSYRGLVKMGPKAAGARNYSQCDSMLIGDRAQANTFPYIQVENNSAKVEHEASTSKIGEDQLFYFSQRGISAEDAVSMMISGFCKDVFNKLPMEFAVEADKLLSLKLEGTVG from the coding sequence ATGAGTGCTTCCGTCAAAACCCTAGTCAACCAACCGTACAAATACGGTTTTGTCACCGATATTGAGTCAGACACCATACCCCGTGGACTCAGTGAGGATGTTATTCGCCTGATTTCGGCTAAAAAAAATGAGCCAGAATTCATGCTCAACTTCCGTTTACGAGCCTATCAACAATGGCTAAAAATGGCAGAACCCACTTGGCCCCATATCAATTATCCGGCCATTGACTATCAATCTATTATCTACTATTCCGCTCCCAAAGTTGAAAAGAAAAAAACCAGTTTAGAAGAAGTTGACCCCACTTTATTAGAAACGTTTGAAAAATTAGGCATCCCCTTAAGCGAACAGAAACGTCTTTCTAATGTGGCGGTTGATGCTGTCTTTGATAGTGTTTCTATTGCCACAACCTTTAAAGAAAAATTAGCGGAAGATGGGGTAATTTTCTGTTCTATTTCTGAAGCGGTCAAGGAACATCCTGAACTGGTTGAAAAATATTTAGGCAGTGTGGTTCCCGTTGGCGATAATTTCTTCGCGGCGTTGAATTCTGCGGTGTTTAGTGATGGGTCATTTGTTTATATTCCTAAAGACGTTCAATGTCCGATGGATTTGTCTACCTATTTTCGGATTAATAATGGAGATTCGGGACAGTTTGAACGTACCTTAATTGTAGCAGAATCAGGTAGTTCTGTCACCTATTTAGAAGGCTGTACCGCCCCGATGTTTGATACTAATCAACTGCACGCTGCTGTTGTGGAATTAGTCACTTTAGACAATGCGGAAATCAAATATTCTACGGTGCAGAATTGGTACGCCGGAGATGAACAAGGCAAAGGCGGAATTTACAACTTTGTCACCAAACGGGGATTATGTAAAGGCGTAAATTCTAAGATTTCTTGGACTCAAGTAGAAACCGGGTCTGCTATTACTTGGAAATATCCCAGTTGTCTATTAGTGGGGGATAATTCAGTGGGTGAATTTTATTCCGTTGCCCTGACTAATAATAAACAACAAGCGGACACCGGAACCAAAATGATCCATATTGGCAAAAATACCCGGAGCACGATTATTTCTAAAGGAATTTCTGCCGGGAAATCCTCCAATAGTTATCGGGGTTTAGTCAAAATGGGGCCGAAAGCGGCAGGCGCGAGAAATTATTCTCAATGTGATTCTATGTTAATCGGAGATCGAGCGCAAGCCAATACTTTTCCCTATATTCAAGTGGAAAATAATAGTGCCAAAGTTGAACATGAAGCGTCTACTTCTAAAATTGGAGAAGACCAACTGTTCTATTTTTCCCAACGGGGAATTTCTGCCGAAGATGCTGTATCAATGATGATTAGCGGTTTCTGTAAAGATGTGTTCAATAAATTACCGATGGAATTTGCCGTCGAAGCTGATAAATTATTGAGCTTAAAATTAGAAGGAACTGTTGGTTAA
- the sufC gene encoding Fe-S cluster assembly ATPase SufC: MIKENSELILSVKNLTANIDNKEILKGFNLEIKAGEIHAIMGLNGSGKSTFSKVLSGHPSYEVTGGEITFLGQNLLELKPEERALAGIFLAFQYPIEIPGVSNVDFLRVAYNAHQKHKGLEELDAFDFDELIREKLEIVKMRDEFLERSVNQGFSGGEKKRNEILQMALLEPKLAILDETDSGLDIDALRIVAHGVNQLANENNAMLLITHYQRLLDYIVPDYVHVVSDGRIIKTGTKELALELEEQGYDNVVAASMVGV; encoded by the coding sequence ATGATTAAAGAAAACAGCGAACTGATTTTATCCGTTAAAAATTTAACGGCTAATATTGACAATAAAGAAATCCTCAAAGGCTTTAATTTAGAAATTAAAGCGGGAGAAATTCATGCCATTATGGGTTTAAATGGTTCGGGAAAAAGCACCTTTTCTAAGGTTTTAAGCGGACATCCTAGCTACGAAGTGACCGGAGGAGAAATTACCTTTCTCGGTCAAAATTTATTAGAATTAAAACCCGAAGAACGCGCCTTAGCCGGAATTTTCTTGGCGTTTCAATATCCAATTGAAATTCCTGGGGTGAGTAATGTAGACTTTTTGAGAGTTGCCTATAATGCTCATCAAAAACATAAAGGATTAGAAGAATTAGATGCCTTTGATTTTGATGAATTAATCCGAGAAAAACTAGAGATTGTTAAAATGCGGGATGAATTTTTAGAACGCAGCGTTAACCAAGGATTTTCAGGCGGGGAGAAAAAACGCAATGAAATTTTACAAATGGCGTTATTAGAACCCAAATTAGCGATTTTAGATGAAACAGATTCCGGTTTAGATATTGATGCGTTGCGAATTGTTGCTCATGGAGTCAATCAATTAGCCAATGAAAATAACGCCATGTTATTGATTACTCACTATCAACGGTTACTCGATTATATTGTGCCGGATTATGTTCATGTTGTCTCCGATGGACGAATTATTAAAACAGGCACAAAAGAACTCGCCTTAGAACTGGAAGAACAAGGCTATGATAATGTTGTTGCTGCGTCAATGGTGGGGGTTTAA